A window of Catenulispora sp. MAP5-51 contains these coding sequences:
- a CDS encoding acyl-CoA synthetase, which produces MTVQNAWHPTADQSLARRGALADLLRRTAARDPGKLALVFGGVRQTFAELDTTVSRAANALAARGVRRGDRVLLLAHNSHGFVVAYFALARLGAVSVPVNFMLGPEEIAYVLTHSGAVAVIAEDALADTADRAWQAAGTAAPVLKAAIGSGSGVPEGWLDFEAAYQDADAEEPDAPVTDDDPVQIMYTSGTESRPKGAVMSTRNLVAQYTSAIVCGEMSADDVEVHALPLYHCAQLHCFLTPDIQLGATSIVLPGADPATILRTIEQEGATKFFCPPTVWIALLRHPDFDSRDLSTLRKGYYGAAAMPVEVLAELRRRLPSLRLYNFYGQTEMSPVATVLGPEDQERKPGSAGRAALNVETRVVDDDGAEVPRGEVGEIVHRGPHTMLGYWNDPERTAEAFRGGWFHSGDLGVMDDEGFLRVVDRKKDMIKTGGENVASREVEETVYQHPAVAEVAVFGVPDPYWIEMVCAAVVLKPGERLEPEDVIGFCRARLAGFKTPKKVVVVPTLPKNPSGKVLKRELRETHASS; this is translated from the coding sequence ATGACGGTCCAGAACGCGTGGCACCCCACCGCCGACCAGTCCCTCGCGCGCCGCGGCGCGCTCGCCGACCTGCTGCGCCGCACCGCCGCCCGGGATCCCGGCAAGCTCGCTCTGGTCTTCGGCGGCGTTCGGCAGACCTTCGCCGAGCTCGACACGACCGTCAGCCGCGCCGCGAACGCCCTGGCGGCCCGCGGCGTCCGGCGCGGCGACCGGGTTCTGCTCCTGGCGCACAACTCCCACGGCTTCGTCGTCGCCTACTTCGCGCTGGCGCGGCTCGGGGCGGTCTCCGTGCCGGTGAACTTCATGCTCGGGCCCGAGGAGATCGCCTACGTCCTCACGCATTCCGGGGCCGTCGCCGTCATCGCCGAGGACGCCCTCGCCGACACCGCGGACCGTGCCTGGCAGGCGGCCGGGACGGCGGCACCAGTCCTCAAAGCCGCCATCGGTAGCGGCAGCGGCGTCCCCGAAGGCTGGCTCGACTTCGAGGCCGCGTATCAGGACGCCGACGCCGAGGAGCCCGACGCCCCGGTCACCGACGACGACCCCGTCCAGATCATGTACACCTCCGGCACGGAGTCCCGCCCCAAGGGCGCCGTCATGTCCACCCGCAACCTGGTCGCCCAGTACACCAGCGCCATCGTCTGCGGCGAGATGTCCGCCGACGACGTCGAAGTCCACGCCCTGCCGCTCTACCACTGTGCGCAGCTGCACTGCTTCCTCACCCCGGACATCCAGCTCGGCGCCACCAGCATCGTGCTGCCCGGCGCCGACCCCGCGACCATCCTGCGCACCATCGAGCAGGAGGGCGCCACCAAGTTCTTCTGCCCGCCGACCGTCTGGATCGCGCTGCTGCGCCATCCCGACTTCGACAGCCGCGACCTCAGCACCCTGCGCAAGGGCTACTACGGTGCCGCCGCGATGCCGGTCGAGGTCCTGGCCGAACTGCGCCGCCGCCTGCCGTCTTTGCGCTTGTACAACTTCTACGGCCAGACCGAGATGTCCCCCGTGGCCACCGTCCTGGGCCCCGAGGACCAGGAACGCAAGCCCGGCTCGGCCGGCCGCGCAGCCCTCAACGTCGAGACCCGCGTCGTCGACGACGACGGTGCGGAGGTCCCGCGCGGCGAGGTCGGAGAGATCGTGCACCGGGGCCCGCACACCATGCTCGGCTACTGGAACGACCCGGAGCGCACCGCCGAGGCCTTCCGCGGAGGCTGGTTCCACAGCGGCGACCTCGGCGTCATGGACGACGAGGGCTTCCTGCGCGTCGTGGACCGCAAGAAGGACATGATCAAGACCGGTGGCGAGAACGTCGCCAGCCGTGAGGTCGAGGAGACCGTCTACCAGCATCCGGCCGTCGCCGAGGTCGCGGTGTTCGGCGTGCCGGACCCGTACTGGATCGAGATGGTGTGCGCGGCGGTGGTCCTGAAGCCGGGGGAGCGGCTGGAGCCGGAGGACGTCATCGGGTTCTGCCGGGCGCGGCTGGCCGGGTTCAAGACGCCCAAGAAGGTCGTCGTTGTCCCGACGCTGCCGAAGAACCCCTCCGGCAAGGTTCTCAAGCGCGAGTTGCGCGAGACCCACGCGAGCTCATGA
- a CDS encoding LysR family transcriptional regulator gives MTQLNLHRLSIFMTVVETGGFSAAAQKLYMSQPSVSNHVRNLEQSLQTTLIDRSGPRIRPTAEGEVLVEYARRVFLLTEEAVAAIREVSGVQSGRLEVGGTTTVGTYLLPRLLARFRERHRAIECDIVVGNNGQIVKRLLEGELGLAIVAGQPGAPQLKTETVLDERLLLVAAPGHPLTSTAAPLAPRELAAERFLLREPGSQTRDLQEAALIGWDLDDMAKADMWGPETIKQSVAAGLGISLISEHAIDAEVRDGRLVVLDVDPPLRSRPVVVAYRRDRLLSPAERAFLGLVRGLRTWPAGEGAGD, from the coding sequence GTGACGCAGCTGAACTTGCACCGTCTGTCGATCTTCATGACCGTGGTGGAGACCGGCGGCTTCTCGGCCGCCGCCCAGAAGCTCTACATGAGCCAACCCTCGGTCTCCAACCACGTCCGCAACCTCGAACAGTCGCTGCAGACCACCCTGATCGACCGCTCCGGCCCCCGCATCCGCCCCACCGCCGAGGGCGAAGTGCTGGTCGAGTACGCCCGCCGGGTGTTCCTGCTCACCGAGGAAGCGGTCGCGGCCATCCGCGAGGTCTCCGGCGTCCAGTCCGGCCGCCTGGAGGTCGGCGGCACCACCACCGTCGGCACCTACCTGCTGCCGCGCCTGCTGGCCCGCTTCCGCGAACGGCACCGCGCGATCGAGTGCGACATCGTGGTCGGCAACAACGGCCAGATCGTGAAGCGCCTCCTGGAGGGCGAACTGGGCCTGGCCATCGTCGCCGGCCAGCCCGGAGCCCCGCAGCTGAAGACCGAGACGGTCCTGGACGAGCGCCTGCTGCTGGTCGCGGCACCGGGCCACCCCCTGACAAGCACCGCCGCCCCGCTGGCACCCAGGGAACTGGCCGCCGAACGCTTCCTGCTGCGCGAACCCGGCTCCCAGACCCGCGACCTGCAAGAGGCCGCCCTCATCGGCTGGGACCTGGACGACATGGCCAAGGCCGACATGTGGGGCCCGGAGACCATCAAGCAATCGGTCGCCGCGGGCCTGGGCATATCGCTGATCTCCGAGCACGCCATCGACGCCGAGGTCCGCGACGGACGCCTGGTGGTCCTGGACGTGGACCCGCCGCTGCGCTCCAGGCCGGTGGTGGTCGCCTACCGGCGCGACCGGCTGCTGTCGCCGGCCGAGCGGGCGTTCCTGGGCTTGGTGCGCGGGCTGCGGACCTGGCCGGCTGGCGAGGGGGCGGGGGACTGA
- a CDS encoding GH92 family glycosyl hydrolase, which yields MTSPNRTGRPPRRRSSLISAGALIAAAALGTAGLSAGAAQASTKAAVKAAFVADPASTVNTLVMTSGGGNDFPGADSPFGMVQWGPDSPNGSRNDGGGYDYGATSTRGFSLTHMAGPGCGAMGDVPVLPFTGGLPSGDPGVLTESLNHSTETGDAGYYTVSTGSTPVKTELTTTAHTGMARFTFPATTQADLLLKLLDSENGSSNTAAQIVGSNEVTGQVTSGGFCGETGSYTLHFDMVFDQSFTSSQVISESGQGSPNSVFLNFNTSSNQVVQAKVGLSYVSAANASANLAAEQSGFNFSTVQTAAHNAWNAQLGKIQIAGGTAAQQQLFYTSLYHALLHPNTVTDVNGQYMGFDNAVHTAASGHAQYDQFSGWDVYKGQTQLDAFVDPSIASDQAQSLVNDYAQGGTFPQWGFMNFYNWVMDGDPATAAISNYYAFGGTVFDTSTALSDMLTEATTNNNVRRGTSLENTYGYLPSDLYTGSLGCCNVRDSASSLIEYDNADFALSRFASAMGDSANATKFNVRANNWKHIFNPANQLLNPVESNGNFDSITTGTTTGFTESTAAQNRFDVGFDQTGLAALYGGNSTINSALDYYFQTFNSAHSDQSFLSNEVDLGTPWFYDWTGEPSHTQSVVNRFLNQLYQDTPGGFPNNDDLGTMSSQYVWGALGIYPVTPGSADLAYNSPLFTQAVVHLDSGKTITINAPAASSSNYYVQSLNVNGTASTHTWLPASTWKAGVTLDFTLGSSASSWGTGAGDAPPSYDQSSSGSSTGPITSGIAGKCADDSSRGTANGTHIQLWTCNGSVAQQFTVNSNGSLGVMGGCVDVTSGGTTDGTLVQLYTCNGTGSQVWQQQSNGSLVNPQSGKCLDDPNSTTTDGTQLQIYTCNGTNAQKWTLP from the coding sequence GTGACCAGTCCGAACCGCACAGGGCGCCCACCTCGGCGCCGCAGCTCCCTGATATCGGCCGGGGCCTTGATCGCCGCGGCTGCCCTGGGCACCGCGGGCCTGTCCGCCGGCGCCGCGCAAGCCAGCACGAAGGCCGCCGTCAAGGCCGCCTTCGTCGCCGACCCCGCCTCCACGGTCAACACCCTGGTGATGACCTCCGGCGGCGGCAACGACTTCCCGGGCGCCGACTCCCCGTTCGGCATGGTGCAGTGGGGCCCGGACTCCCCCAACGGCAGCCGCAACGACGGCGGCGGCTACGACTACGGCGCCACCAGCACCCGCGGCTTCTCCCTGACGCACATGGCCGGCCCCGGCTGCGGCGCGATGGGCGACGTGCCGGTGCTGCCCTTCACCGGGGGTCTGCCCTCCGGGGACCCGGGTGTGCTCACCGAGTCGCTGAACCACAGCACCGAGACCGGCGACGCCGGCTACTACACGGTGAGCACCGGATCGACGCCGGTGAAGACCGAGCTGACGACCACGGCCCACACCGGGATGGCCCGCTTCACCTTCCCGGCCACCACGCAGGCCGACCTGCTGCTCAAGCTGCTGGACAGCGAGAACGGCAGCAGCAACACCGCCGCGCAGATCGTCGGCAGCAACGAGGTCACCGGCCAAGTCACCTCCGGCGGCTTCTGCGGCGAGACCGGCAGCTACACGCTGCACTTCGACATGGTCTTCGACCAGTCCTTCACGTCCTCGCAGGTCATCTCCGAGAGCGGCCAGGGCAGCCCGAACTCGGTGTTCCTGAACTTCAACACCAGCTCCAACCAGGTGGTCCAGGCCAAGGTCGGCCTGTCCTACGTCTCGGCCGCAAACGCTTCCGCGAACCTGGCCGCCGAGCAGTCGGGGTTCAACTTCTCCACGGTGCAGACCGCGGCGCACAACGCCTGGAACGCGCAGCTGGGCAAGATCCAGATCGCCGGCGGCACCGCCGCCCAGCAGCAGCTGTTCTACACCTCGCTCTACCACGCGCTGCTGCACCCCAACACGGTGACCGACGTCAACGGCCAGTACATGGGCTTCGACAACGCCGTGCACACCGCGGCCTCCGGGCACGCGCAGTACGACCAGTTCTCCGGCTGGGACGTCTACAAGGGGCAGACGCAGCTCGACGCGTTCGTCGACCCCTCGATCGCCTCGGACCAGGCCCAGTCGCTGGTCAACGACTACGCCCAAGGCGGGACGTTCCCGCAGTGGGGCTTCATGAACTTCTACAACTGGGTCATGGACGGTGACCCGGCCACCGCGGCGATCTCCAACTACTACGCCTTCGGCGGCACCGTCTTCGACACGTCGACAGCGCTGTCGGACATGCTCACCGAGGCCACCACGAACAACAACGTGCGCCGCGGCACCTCGCTGGAGAACACCTACGGCTACCTGCCCTCCGACCTGTACACCGGGTCCCTGGGCTGCTGCAACGTCCGCGACTCGGCCTCCAGCCTGATCGAGTACGACAACGCCGACTTCGCCCTGTCCCGCTTCGCCTCGGCCATGGGCGACTCGGCGAACGCCACCAAGTTCAACGTCCGGGCCAACAACTGGAAGCACATCTTCAACCCGGCCAACCAGCTGCTGAACCCGGTGGAGTCCAACGGGAACTTCGACAGCATCACCACCGGCACCACGACCGGGTTCACCGAGTCCACGGCCGCGCAGAACCGCTTCGACGTCGGCTTCGACCAGACCGGACTGGCCGCGCTCTACGGCGGCAACAGCACGATCAACTCGGCGCTGGACTACTACTTCCAGACCTTCAACAGCGCCCACTCCGACCAGTCGTTCCTGTCCAACGAGGTGGACCTGGGCACCCCCTGGTTCTACGACTGGACCGGCGAGCCCTCGCACACCCAGTCGGTCGTGAACCGGTTCCTGAACCAGCTGTACCAGGACACCCCCGGCGGTTTCCCGAACAACGACGACCTGGGCACCATGTCCTCGCAGTACGTCTGGGGCGCCCTGGGCATCTACCCGGTGACCCCGGGCAGCGCGGACCTGGCGTACAACAGCCCGCTGTTCACGCAGGCGGTCGTGCACCTGGACTCCGGCAAGACCATCACGATCAACGCCCCGGCCGCCTCGTCGAGCAACTACTACGTGCAGTCGCTGAACGTGAACGGCACGGCCAGCACGCACACCTGGCTGCCGGCCTCGACCTGGAAGGCCGGCGTCACGCTGGACTTCACGCTCGGCTCCTCGGCGTCCTCCTGGGGCACCGGCGCCGGCGACGCGCCGCCGTCCTACGACCAGAGCAGCTCCGGCAGCAGCACCGGCCCGATCACCTCGGGCATCGCCGGCAAGTGCGCCGACGACAGCAGCCGCGGCACCGCCAACGGCACGCACATCCAGCTGTGGACGTGCAACGGCTCGGTCGCGCAGCAGTTCACGGTCAACTCCAACGGGAGTCTGGGCGTCATGGGCGGTTGCGTGGACGTCACCAGCGGCGGCACCACCGACGGCACCCTGGTGCAGCTGTACACGTGCAACGGCACCGGGTCCCAGGTGTGGCAGCAGCAGTCCAACGGCTCGCTGGTGAACCCGCAGTCCGGCAAGTGCCTGGACGACCCGAACAGCACCACGACCGACGGCACGCAGTTGCAGATCTACACCTGCAACGGCACCAACGCCCAGAAGTGGACGCTGCCGTAA
- a CDS encoding LLM class F420-dependent oxidoreductase gives MARFKVGVQLRPQHTDITALREAWQRADELGVDSIWTWDHFYPLSGDPEGTHFEGSSLLAAMAVTTTRARFGMLVFCNSYRNPELLADMARTVDQLSGGRYVLGVGAGWFERDYNEYGYEFGTAPERLRALRDALPRIKERLGKLNPADPDLPILIGGGGEKVTLRLVAQYADMWNTFGPVENFRHKNQVLDEWCAKVGRDPKAVERTVMISDDEIDNYQAYLDAGADHIILGGDYPFPLDNIRRLLEHARD, from the coding sequence ATGGCGCGATTCAAAGTAGGCGTGCAACTGCGCCCCCAGCACACCGACATCACCGCCCTGCGCGAGGCGTGGCAGCGCGCGGACGAGCTCGGTGTGGACTCGATCTGGACCTGGGACCACTTCTACCCGCTCAGCGGGGACCCGGAGGGGACCCACTTCGAGGGCTCCAGCCTGCTCGCGGCGATGGCCGTGACCACCACGCGGGCCCGCTTCGGCATGCTCGTGTTCTGCAACAGCTACCGCAACCCCGAGCTGCTGGCGGACATGGCGCGCACCGTCGACCAGCTCTCCGGCGGCCGCTATGTCCTGGGCGTCGGGGCCGGCTGGTTCGAGCGGGACTACAACGAGTACGGCTATGAGTTCGGAACGGCGCCGGAGCGGCTGCGCGCGCTCAGGGACGCGCTGCCGCGGATCAAGGAGCGCCTGGGCAAGCTCAACCCGGCCGACCCCGATCTGCCGATCCTGATCGGCGGCGGCGGGGAGAAGGTGACGCTGCGGCTGGTGGCGCAGTACGCCGACATGTGGAACACCTTCGGCCCGGTGGAGAACTTCCGGCACAAGAACCAGGTGCTGGACGAGTGGTGCGCGAAGGTCGGCCGGGACCCCAAGGCCGTGGAGCGCACCGTGATGATCAGCGACGACGAGATCGACAACTACCAGGCCTACCTGGACGCCGGCGCGGACCACATCATCCTCGGCGGGGACTACCCGTTCCCGCTGGACAACATCCGGCGGCTGCTGGAGCACGCGCGCGACTGA
- a CDS encoding S26 family signal peptidase: MGMLDAFAARVAAGTEVRFRPTGSSMVPLIRSRQQVTVAPVDPAKLETGDIVLVRVAGTTYLHLVSAVDHANARVQISNNRGRVNGWTGHARVFGICTEVEGVARPGTSGKTIAS, from the coding sequence ATGGGAATGCTCGACGCCTTCGCGGCGCGCGTCGCCGCCGGCACCGAGGTGCGCTTTCGTCCGACCGGCTCCTCGATGGTGCCGCTGATCCGCAGCCGCCAGCAGGTGACCGTCGCTCCCGTCGATCCGGCCAAGCTTGAGACCGGCGACATCGTCCTGGTGCGCGTCGCCGGGACCACCTACCTGCACCTGGTCTCGGCTGTCGACCATGCGAACGCGCGCGTGCAGATCAGCAACAACCGCGGCCGGGTCAACGGGTGGACCGGGCATGCGCGCGTCTTCGGTATCTGTACCGAGGTCGAGGGCGTGGCTCGGCCCGGAACCTCCGGGAAGACCATCGCCTCTTGA
- a CDS encoding alanine--glyoxylate aminotransferase family protein, producing the protein MTANPGSPLVLLNPGPACTTDRVRAALGRGDWCHREPEFSELLASIRAGLTRVLNVGDTHEAIVVTGSGTSAMEMAVISAVRAGRSILVVRNGVYGDRLARIAEVNGITVHSVTGEWTEPADPEAVRAALAGHPDVDAVAVVQHETTTGMINPVGAIGRIAREAGVLMVVDAISATAIEDEGHEDLCADIICGTANKGLHGLPGISFILCSDKGIERLAEVPVRSLYLNANTYLTGQRKGDVPFTPAVQVCFALDEAIKELEERGGVAARVAEYKERAALVRAGLARLGLEVLIPEQHRSNSISMIYLPEGITYPELHDVLKDEGFVIYAGQGDLAKTFFRVSTMGELPLPTLERFLTALETSIAKIRAGR; encoded by the coding sequence ATGACAGCGAATCCCGGCAGCCCCCTGGTCCTCCTCAACCCCGGCCCGGCGTGCACGACCGACCGCGTCCGCGCCGCCCTGGGCCGCGGCGACTGGTGCCACCGCGAGCCGGAGTTCTCCGAGCTGCTGGCCTCGATCCGCGCCGGCCTGACCCGGGTGCTGAACGTCGGCGACACGCACGAGGCGATCGTCGTCACCGGCTCGGGGACCTCCGCGATGGAGATGGCGGTCATCAGCGCGGTGCGCGCCGGCCGCTCGATCCTGGTGGTGCGCAACGGCGTCTACGGCGACCGGCTGGCCCGGATCGCCGAGGTCAACGGGATCACGGTGCACTCGGTGACCGGCGAGTGGACCGAGCCGGCCGACCCCGAGGCCGTGCGCGCGGCACTGGCCGGGCACCCGGACGTGGACGCCGTCGCGGTCGTGCAGCACGAGACCACCACCGGCATGATCAACCCGGTCGGCGCCATCGGCCGGATCGCGCGGGAGGCCGGGGTGCTGATGGTGGTGGACGCGATCAGCGCCACCGCGATCGAGGACGAGGGCCACGAGGACCTGTGTGCCGACATCATCTGCGGCACCGCGAACAAGGGACTCCACGGACTGCCCGGCATCTCCTTCATCCTGTGCTCCGACAAGGGGATCGAGCGCCTTGCGGAGGTCCCGGTCCGCTCGCTGTACCTGAACGCCAATACCTACCTCACCGGCCAGCGCAAGGGCGACGTCCCGTTCACTCCGGCCGTCCAGGTGTGCTTCGCCCTGGACGAGGCCATCAAGGAGCTGGAGGAGCGCGGCGGCGTCGCGGCGCGCGTGGCGGAGTACAAGGAACGGGCCGCCCTGGTGCGCGCCGGACTCGCGCGGCTGGGACTGGAGGTCCTGATCCCCGAGCAGCACCGGTCGAACTCGATCTCCATGATCTACCTGCCCGAGGGCATCACGTATCCCGAGCTGCACGACGTCCTCAAGGACGAGGGCTTCGTCATCTACGCCGGCCAGGGCGACCTGGCGAAGACCTTCTTCCGGGTCTCCACGATGGGCGAACTCCCGCTGCCCACATTGGAACGGTTCCTGACCGCGCTGGAAACGTCCATCGCGAAGATCCGCGCAGGTCGCTGA
- a CDS encoding ROK family protein has product MRARKGFTYGVTQEELRRHNLSTLLRYVHQHGPTSRAVLTASMSLNRSTIGALTADLSSAGLVEEELPGQHLGAGRPSLVVVPRAAHVYALAYMIGVDFVVAARVGLGGQVLDRRELYRPRGDYDLEDVMGHLERFTGELLASEDIPAGALCAGVGAAVPAAVRSTDGMLRFVPNMNWDDWGDAPLGDILHRRLMETFGIDAPVAVGNDADLGALAERTRGAAVGCDDLVYIVGEVGVGAGVIAGGEAMSGHDGYAGEVGHMVVNPSGRLCRCGARGCWETEIGEPAILAAAGHADGRRATVAELVAEAATGDEKSVRALEHIGGWIALGVANIVTIFNPKMVIFGGLFGDVFPGIQGQIRTNLLSGSLGVVREGVRLVTPGLGADSTLIGAAEKAFEPLLADPLGFVQQQALSGGRGAVAG; this is encoded by the coding sequence ATGAGGGCCCGCAAGGGGTTCACCTACGGAGTGACCCAGGAGGAGCTGCGCCGGCACAACCTGTCGACTCTCTTGCGCTATGTCCACCAGCACGGGCCCACCTCGCGGGCCGTGCTCACCGCGAGCATGAGCCTGAACCGCTCGACGATCGGCGCCCTGACCGCCGACCTGTCCTCGGCCGGGCTCGTCGAGGAGGAGCTGCCCGGGCAGCACCTCGGGGCGGGGCGGCCGTCGCTGGTGGTGGTGCCCAGAGCGGCGCACGTGTACGCGCTGGCCTACATGATCGGGGTCGACTTCGTCGTCGCGGCCCGGGTGGGCCTGGGCGGGCAGGTGCTCGACCGGCGCGAGCTGTACCGCCCGCGCGGCGACTACGACCTCGAAGACGTCATGGGGCACCTGGAACGGTTCACCGGCGAACTGCTCGCCTCCGAGGACATCCCCGCCGGCGCCCTGTGCGCGGGCGTGGGGGCCGCGGTGCCGGCCGCCGTCCGCTCCACCGACGGCATGCTGCGCTTCGTTCCCAACATGAACTGGGACGACTGGGGCGACGCCCCGCTCGGCGACATCCTGCACCGCCGCCTGATGGAGACCTTCGGCATCGACGCCCCGGTCGCCGTCGGCAACGACGCGGACCTCGGCGCCCTGGCCGAACGCACCCGCGGCGCCGCGGTCGGCTGCGACGACCTGGTGTACATCGTCGGCGAGGTCGGCGTCGGCGCCGGGGTGATCGCCGGCGGCGAGGCCATGTCCGGCCACGACGGCTACGCCGGCGAAGTCGGCCACATGGTGGTCAACCCCTCCGGCCGGCTGTGCCGCTGCGGCGCGCGCGGCTGTTGGGAGACCGAGATCGGCGAGCCGGCGATCCTGGCCGCGGCCGGCCACGCCGACGGCCGCCGGGCCACCGTGGCCGAGCTGGTCGCCGAGGCGGCCACGGGCGACGAGAAGTCGGTGCGGGCCCTGGAGCACATCGGCGGCTGGATCGCCCTGGGCGTGGCGAACATCGTCACGATCTTCAACCCCAAGATGGTGATCTTCGGCGGCCTGTTCGGCGACGTCTTCCCCGGCATCCAGGGGCAGATCCGCACGAACCTGCTGTCCGGGAGCCTGGGCGTGGTGCGCGAGGGCGTGCGCCTGGTGACGCCGGGCCTGGGCGCGGACTCCACGCTGATCGGGGCCGCGGAGAAGGCTTTCGAGCCGCTGCTGGCCGACCCGCTGGGATTCGTGCAGCAGCAGGCGCTCTCCGGCGGACGCGGAGCTGTGGCGGGCTGA
- a CDS encoding sugar ABC transporter permease: MSSTTENPTGTGTAAEADGTTGGTGAVGTLLAYGRNRIDRARGGELGSAPAVAGLIVLVVFFAIVQNGFLSLYNIANLVTQAAPIIVLAMGLVFVLLLGEIDLSAGTASGVCAALMAVMIVRHSLPWWLAVIAAVITGAVLGFVIGWLRAKVRIPSFVVTLAAFLSFQGIVLMQVGKAGSISLPDQAAKPIITLEGYNNNLMPLWLGWVLLAVVAGGYTLVKLRLSVSRRAAGLEAEPVLVTFTKTLLMVILGTVFVYLLGENRAIQQNAFFNNLKIEGIPWVVLLLIVLTVGLTFLLSRTRYGRHVYAVGGNDEAARRAGIRVDRIRISVFVLCSLLAAVAGIVQASQLESVASNFGAGNTLLLAVGAAVIGGTSLFGGRGRIMDAVWGGLVVAVIQNGMGDLIKGANSQAWQWIVTGLVLLLAAGFDAASRRVGKGDSR; encoded by the coding sequence ATGAGCAGCACCACCGAGAACCCCACCGGGACCGGCACCGCCGCCGAGGCGGACGGCACCACCGGTGGCACCGGCGCGGTCGGCACCCTGCTGGCCTACGGCCGCAACCGCATCGACCGGGCGCGCGGCGGCGAGCTGGGCTCGGCCCCGGCCGTGGCCGGCCTGATCGTCCTGGTCGTCTTCTTCGCGATCGTGCAGAACGGCTTCCTGTCGCTGTACAACATCGCCAACCTGGTCACCCAGGCCGCGCCGATCATCGTGCTGGCCATGGGCCTGGTCTTCGTCCTGCTGTTGGGCGAGATCGACCTGAGCGCGGGCACCGCCTCCGGCGTGTGCGCGGCGCTGATGGCGGTCATGATCGTGCGGCACAGCCTGCCGTGGTGGCTGGCCGTGATCGCCGCCGTCATCACCGGCGCCGTGCTCGGCTTCGTCATCGGCTGGCTGCGCGCCAAGGTGCGCATCCCGTCGTTCGTCGTCACCCTGGCCGCGTTCCTGTCCTTCCAGGGCATCGTGCTGATGCAGGTCGGCAAGGCCGGCTCGATCTCGCTGCCGGACCAGGCCGCCAAGCCGATCATCACGCTCGAGGGCTACAACAACAACCTGATGCCGCTGTGGCTGGGCTGGGTGCTGCTGGCCGTGGTGGCCGGCGGCTACACGCTGGTCAAGCTGCGCCTGTCGGTGAGCCGCCGGGCGGCCGGCCTGGAGGCCGAGCCGGTCCTGGTGACCTTCACCAAGACGCTGCTCATGGTGATCCTCGGCACGGTCTTCGTCTACCTGCTGGGCGAGAACCGCGCGATCCAGCAGAACGCGTTCTTCAACAACCTGAAGATCGAGGGCATCCCCTGGGTCGTCCTGCTGCTGATCGTCCTGACCGTCGGCCTGACGTTCCTGCTCAGCCGCACCCGCTACGGCCGCCACGTCTACGCCGTCGGCGGCAACGACGAGGCCGCGCGCCGGGCCGGTATCCGGGTCGACCGGATCCGCATCTCGGTGTTCGTCCTGTGCTCGCTGCTGGCCGCGGTGGCCGGCATCGTGCAGGCCTCGCAGCTGGAGTCGGTGGCCTCGAACTTCGGCGCCGGCAACACCCTGCTGCTGGCCGTCGGCGCCGCCGTCATCGGCGGCACCAGCCTGTTCGGCGGACGCGGCCGCATCATGGACGCGGTCTGGGGCGGCCTGGTCGTGGCCGTCATCCAGAACGGCATGGGCGACCTGATCAAGGGCGCGAACAGCCAGGCCTGGCAGTGGATCGTCACCGGTCTGGTGCTGCTCCTGGCGGCCGGGTTCGACGCGGCCTCGCGCCGCGTCGGCAAGGGCGACTCGCGCTGA